Proteins from a genomic interval of Acidobacteriota bacterium:
- a CDS encoding type II secretion system protein, with protein sequence MKNFFLPHHSKRIKQSGMALLWVMLFITIFAVLGLALIIQTATVLKKVRLERKRIEVESFSRATMLDLRVAAQNYFVKMVAEAQEDINKTPIAGNQLPTLQQVKDRVKSMFPKYLPVSMSGGTLMHGVKADPRWQGDGWEHMKGQGTIILNLDGIELHQVNGRPTAIGFFTLTVPYTVELDW encoded by the coding sequence ATGAAAAACTTTTTTCTACCTCATCATTCAAAGCGGATAAAGCAGAGCGGCATGGCGCTGTTGTGGGTGATGTTGTTCATCACCATCTTTGCAGTGCTTGGTCTGGCATTGATAATTCAGACGGCGACGGTGCTCAAGAAAGTCCGCCTGGAACGCAAACGCATCGAAGTCGAGTCATTTTCGCGGGCGACGATGCTTGATTTGCGGGTGGCGGCTCAAAACTACTTTGTCAAAATGGTGGCCGAAGCGCAGGAAGACATCAATAAAACCCCAATTGCCGGAAATCAGCTTCCGACGCTGCAGCAGGTGAAAGATCGGGTGAAATCAATGTTTCCCAAGTATTTGCCAGTCTCGATGAGCGGGGGAACATTGATGCACGGAGTCAAAGCCGATCCGAGATGGCAGGGTGATGGCTGGGAACACATGAAAGGCCAGGGGACGATTATCTTGAACCTGGATGGGATTGAACTCCATCAGGTCAATGGTCGTCCAACCGCGATTGGCTTTTTCACGCTGACGGTGCCCTACACAGTGGAACTCGACTGG
- a CDS encoding prepilin-type N-terminal cleavage/methylation domain-containing protein produces the protein MLRLYSNQYRNHRSNARLLNRSQANQRGLTLLELVIAILILLIPVAMVGSHMFTLARIQVVTADSQRMNLAATELAFQFAEAKAVENQIGQVVVSHEGAVLSVVKGKTEDTPTKPGKQPPSGNYPAGSKIYTYERLVRGTISGVYYLQVRLQGDHEVEVFASTTFYKRG, from the coding sequence ATGCTCAGGCTTTATTCAAACCAATATCGAAACCACCGTTCGAATGCCCGTTTACTGAATCGTTCACAGGCAAATCAACGGGGATTGACACTGCTCGAACTGGTCATCGCAATTCTGATTTTGCTTATCCCGGTCGCTATGGTCGGCAGCCACATGTTCACACTGGCCCGCATCCAGGTCGTCACGGCTGATTCACAACGGATGAACCTGGCCGCCACCGAACTGGCTTTCCAGTTTGCCGAAGCCAAAGCAGTTGAAAATCAAATCGGACAGGTGGTGGTGAGCCATGAAGGCGCAGTACTGAGTGTTGTAAAAGGAAAAACAGAGGACACACCGACCAAACCTGGAAAACAGCCGCCCTCTGGAAACTACCCTGCGGGATCAAAAATTTATACATATGAAAGATTGGTTCGCGGAACAATCAGCGGTGTGTATTACCTGCAAGTCCGACTTCAAGGAGACCACGAAGTCGAAGTCTTCGCCTCAACAACTTTTTATAAGCGAGGATAA
- a CDS encoding type II secretion system protein, with product MFRALILNPEPQTPNPESRFPRRQTQQGFSMIEVLAVILIIGVIAGLIGYFFGNSGPNANRELVALERIAQAIEEARQNARIGLEDRASRTVNFQSLNLSKRVRLVTEVSANSLPTNTPVLNPNEPLVFEIQSGRTAQNRWGLIIVEDTTTRRARALLITTSPAPIQRFARFGANGKFESITTQVY from the coding sequence ATGTTTCGAGCTTTGATATTGAACCCCGAACCCCAAACCCCGAACCCTGAATCCCGCTTCCCCCGTCGCCAGACCCAACAGGGGTTTTCCATGATTGAAGTCCTGGCGGTGATTTTGATCATTGGCGTGATTGCCGGATTGATCGGATATTTCTTCGGCAACTCCGGCCCAAATGCCAATCGTGAACTGGTCGCCCTCGAACGCATTGCCCAGGCCATTGAAGAAGCCCGGCAAAATGCCCGCATTGGGTTGGAAGACAGGGCAAGTCGGACGGTCAATTTCCAGTCGTTGAACCTGTCAAAGCGAGTTCGCCTGGTGACCGAAGTTTCGGCCAATTCACTTCCGACCAATACCCCGGTTCTCAATCCGAATGAACCACTTGTTTTTGAAATTCAGTCTGGTCGAACAGCGCAAAATCGGTGGGGTTTGATCATTGTCGAAGACACCACAACCAGACGCGCCCGCGCCCTGTTGATTACCACATCGCCAGCACCGATTCAGCGGTTTGCCCGTTTTGGCGCCAACGGGAAGTTTGAATCCATCACAACCCAGGTGTACTGA
- a CDS encoding prepilin-type N-terminal cleavage/methylation domain-containing protein codes for MAKHFQSKQRAHRQEGFSFMELLIGLLIFSILSGAILGIFLGYQKYRLHAASRNRLDEIRLGLASNMKFDIETSGFNLIAKAEGTESLGVVKDQKGNRQPAIFFTTQDTTNDTMVILSAAQMGTGSVVNLTGSKLTINGVDPEVWKQFAAGQLLFCTDPDGSPVLIQLTGTPRKATQEECVVPATYVGGFSELPGGNTGGGTGGGPGRDGSTKAPQRPGSLPTTLPPGSGLPGNGGGNTGGGTGGGIGGGGATGIGILDPERTVVLSFSVVTNCSLFSSIGTIPKLRGTLVPINQIVTYTISATGIIRSEMAGCQSTGQTVQLARFAPGYNVNLQFAYLVRAGSTVTASTALPSSAQNLVGVRVSGTLTDPTTRRTETVQVDSILEALKPVQLTIPTP; via the coding sequence ATGGCAAAACACTTCCAATCCAAACAGAGAGCCCACCGACAGGAAGGATTTTCCTTTATGGAACTCCTGATCGGACTGCTAATCTTCTCCATTCTCAGCGGTGCCATTCTGGGCATCTTTCTGGGGTACCAGAAATATCGCCTGCACGCCGCCAGCCGCAATCGGTTGGATGAAATTCGGCTCGGGCTGGCCTCCAATATGAAGTTTGATATTGAAACCAGCGGCTTTAACTTGATTGCCAAAGCCGAGGGAACCGAATCGTTGGGAGTTGTCAAAGATCAAAAAGGAAACCGTCAGCCAGCGATTTTCTTTACCACGCAGGACACAACCAATGACACGATGGTTATTTTGTCAGCCGCCCAAATGGGCACGGGCTCGGTGGTCAACCTCACCGGCTCGAAACTGACAATCAACGGAGTTGACCCGGAAGTCTGGAAGCAGTTTGCGGCGGGTCAATTATTGTTCTGCACTGATCCTGATGGCTCACCAGTTTTGATTCAATTGACCGGCACCCCACGCAAAGCAACCCAGGAAGAATGTGTCGTTCCAGCCACCTATGTCGGCGGGTTTAGCGAGCTTCCCGGTGGTAATACCGGCGGCGGAACCGGTGGCGGCCCAGGCCGGGATGGTTCAACCAAAGCACCTCAACGACCAGGGTCACTGCCGACTACGCTTCCGCCGGGAAGCGGGCTTCCAGGAAATGGTGGAGGCAACACCGGCGGCGGGACGGGTGGTGGAATTGGCGGCGGTGGTGCCACCGGCATTGGAATTCTTGACCCGGAACGAACCGTCGTCCTCTCTTTTTCAGTGGTTACCAATTGTTCGCTTTTTTCTTCAATTGGGACTATCCCCAAGCTGCGTGGCACCCTGGTCCCGATCAATCAAATCGTAACGTACACAATTTCGGCCACCGGCATCATCCGTTCTGAAATGGCCGGCTGTCAGTCAACGGGGCAAACCGTCCAACTGGCGCGATTTGCACCTGGCTACAACGTCAACCTTCAATTTGCATATCTGGTTCGAGCAGGAAGTACGGTTACGGCCTCAACGGCACTCCCGTCGAGTGCCCAAAACCTGGTTGGCGTTCGAGTCAGCGGAACCCTCACTGACCCAACGACCCGCCGAACCGAAACCGTTCAGGTTGATTCGATCCTCGAAGCCCTGAAACCCGTGCAATTGACAATTCCAACCCCCTAA